From Microbacterium sp. YJN-G, a single genomic window includes:
- a CDS encoding TM0106 family RecB-like putative nuclease, translating into MRVIAAENRVVWSASDLKLAAECEFAWARALDAKLGRVPAVEEPEDATLARAAQLGDVHELAVLARLVDELGESVDGGAGVVTLPKVSSADAEALATAAADTERALRSAASVVFQAAFSTPEFVGFADFLRRDTDGSWRVQDSKLARTARATALMQLAAYVDQLDRLGVPRSDEVDLLLGDGSTSTHRVDDILPLFHVRRSRLRAVIADRRIGDGAAGEPLAWGDDRGDLQITACGRCATCEEQVIGHRDLLMVARMRPVQRQRLRAAGILTIDELAIAADAPDGMNADTFTALRAQARLQAGVAPLPGSIPPFELVSPHAISLMPRPSHGDLFFDFEGDPLHTEPTAPGEKNEWGIDYLFGWVDNAEQYSALWAHSFADEKQALLDFLEFVKLRRQTHPDLHIYHYAPYETAHLSAMAARHGVGEADVDRLLREGVFVDLYPIVLRSVRVGSRSYSIKKLEPLYMGEEVRTSDVQKGDESIVQYVHARSLLDAGKEADAQGILDDIADYNRYDCVSTRRLRDWLIGLAKQAGVLPAPPDDPQTRAYEPSPLSLALLAEGQQAVQAGRDGEVFRVASAAIDYFPREAKSFWQGHFQRLREPVSMWESTRDVLRIDAGSSAVAEDWGIGEGQRTQTRMLRLRGEVAPGSTLGVGGRPFALYAVPTPFDVTAPSRVIHVPHEVEIAEVLDDGYLVRERTVQGQTWDELPIALAPAAPPNVASQQGAIEEWAAAVHHAAPGFPQDAASDILRRAVPRTLSGQPLPPAGDDMVDAIVRGVLDLDRSYVAVQGPPGTGKTYTGSQVIARLVRDHGFRIGVVAQSHAIVENLLDRVVADGVPAAQVGKAPKNGDEAEHAYTPLRKDGMAAFLADHAEHGAVVGGTAWDFSNTRRVDRGGLDLLVIDEAGQFSLASTIAVAAGAQRLLLLGDPQQLPQVSQGTHPEAVDTSALGWVMDGDSVIDPAHGYFLAKSWRMHPEVARPVSWLSYAGRLASASGAERRTVEGVDPGLHVVPVRHRGNATQSPEEAAEVVRIVRDLIGRRYVDGMTDAAPRPLAQDDIIVVAPYNAQKQLIHDELAAAGFGGVAVGTVDNFQGKEAVVSITSLAASSGRDAPRGPEFLLLQNRLNVAISRAMSVAYLVHSPALLDDLPWTPEGVARLSAFAHLVGADSD; encoded by the coding sequence GTGCGGGTCATCGCAGCGGAGAACCGGGTCGTCTGGAGTGCCAGCGACCTGAAGCTGGCAGCGGAGTGCGAGTTCGCCTGGGCACGCGCGCTCGATGCCAAGCTCGGCCGCGTCCCCGCCGTGGAGGAGCCCGAGGACGCGACGCTCGCCCGCGCCGCCCAGCTCGGTGACGTCCACGAGCTGGCCGTGCTCGCCCGCCTCGTCGACGAGCTCGGCGAGTCCGTCGACGGCGGTGCCGGGGTCGTCACGTTGCCCAAGGTCTCGTCCGCGGATGCCGAGGCACTGGCGACAGCCGCAGCCGACACCGAGCGCGCACTGCGCTCGGCAGCATCCGTCGTCTTCCAGGCCGCATTCTCGACCCCCGAATTCGTCGGATTCGCCGACTTCCTGCGCCGTGACACCGACGGCAGCTGGCGCGTGCAGGACTCAAAGCTGGCGCGCACCGCGCGCGCCACGGCGCTCATGCAGCTGGCGGCATACGTCGACCAGCTCGACCGGCTGGGCGTGCCTCGTTCCGACGAGGTCGACCTGCTGCTCGGTGACGGCAGCACGAGCACCCACCGCGTCGACGACATCCTGCCACTGTTCCATGTCCGGCGTTCGCGCCTTCGCGCGGTGATCGCCGATCGGCGCATCGGCGACGGCGCCGCCGGCGAACCGCTCGCCTGGGGAGACGACCGCGGCGACCTGCAGATCACGGCGTGCGGACGGTGCGCGACCTGCGAGGAGCAGGTGATCGGGCATCGCGACCTGCTCATGGTGGCGCGGATGCGGCCGGTGCAGCGGCAGCGGCTGCGTGCCGCCGGCATCCTCACCATCGACGAACTCGCGATCGCCGCCGATGCTCCCGACGGCATGAATGCCGACACGTTCACCGCGCTGCGCGCCCAGGCGCGGCTGCAGGCCGGAGTCGCCCCGCTGCCGGGCAGCATCCCGCCGTTCGAGCTCGTCTCTCCGCACGCCATCAGCCTGATGCCGCGCCCCAGCCACGGCGACCTGTTCTTCGACTTCGAGGGCGACCCGCTGCACACCGAGCCGACGGCTCCCGGCGAGAAGAACGAGTGGGGCATCGACTACCTGTTCGGCTGGGTTGACAACGCCGAGCAGTACTCCGCCCTGTGGGCGCACAGCTTCGCCGACGAGAAGCAGGCGCTGCTCGACTTCCTCGAGTTCGTGAAGCTGCGGCGGCAGACGCACCCCGACCTGCACATCTACCACTACGCGCCCTACGAGACCGCGCACCTGTCGGCCATGGCGGCGCGGCACGGCGTCGGCGAGGCCGACGTCGACCGGCTGCTGCGCGAAGGCGTGTTCGTCGACCTGTACCCGATCGTGCTGCGCTCGGTGCGCGTGGGATCGCGGTCGTACTCGATCAAGAAGCTCGAGCCGCTCTACATGGGCGAAGAGGTACGCACCAGCGACGTGCAGAAGGGCGACGAGTCGATCGTCCAGTACGTGCACGCGCGTTCGCTGCTCGACGCCGGGAAGGAAGCCGACGCCCAGGGGATCCTCGACGACATCGCCGACTACAACCGCTACGACTGCGTCTCCACCCGGCGACTGCGCGACTGGCTGATCGGCCTCGCCAAGCAGGCCGGAGTGCTGCCCGCTCCGCCCGATGACCCGCAGACCCGGGCCTACGAGCCGTCGCCGCTCAGCCTCGCGCTGCTGGCCGAGGGACAGCAGGCCGTGCAGGCGGGCCGCGACGGAGAGGTCTTCCGGGTCGCCTCGGCCGCGATCGACTACTTCCCGCGCGAGGCCAAGAGCTTCTGGCAGGGTCACTTCCAGCGGCTGCGCGAACCCGTCTCGATGTGGGAGTCGACGCGTGACGTGCTGCGCATCGACGCCGGCTCCAGCGCGGTCGCGGAGGACTGGGGGATCGGCGAGGGGCAGCGCACCCAGACCCGGATGCTGCGGCTGCGCGGCGAGGTCGCTCCCGGCAGCACACTCGGCGTCGGCGGGCGGCCGTTCGCGCTGTACGCGGTGCCGACCCCGTTCGACGTCACCGCGCCGTCGCGGGTGATCCACGTGCCGCACGAGGTCGAGATCGCCGAGGTGCTCGACGACGGCTATCTCGTGCGCGAGCGCACCGTGCAGGGACAGACCTGGGACGAGCTGCCCATCGCACTCGCACCGGCGGCACCGCCGAACGTCGCCTCGCAGCAGGGGGCGATCGAGGAGTGGGCCGCGGCCGTGCATCACGCGGCGCCGGGATTCCCGCAGGATGCCGCATCCGACATCCTGCGCCGGGCGGTGCCGCGCACGCTCTCGGGGCAGCCGCTCCCGCCGGCAGGGGATGACATGGTCGACGCGATCGTGCGCGGCGTGCTCGATCTCGACCGCAGCTACGTGGCCGTGCAGGGTCCCCCGGGCACGGGCAAGACGTACACCGGATCACAGGTGATCGCGCGACTCGTGCGTGACCACGGCTTCCGCATCGGGGTGGTCGCGCAGTCGCACGCCATCGTCGAGAACCTGCTCGACCGGGTCGTCGCCGACGGCGTTCCCGCAGCCCAGGTCGGCAAGGCCCCCAAGAACGGCGACGAGGCCGAACACGCCTACACGCCGCTGCGCAAGGACGGCATGGCCGCGTTCCTCGCCGACCACGCCGAGCACGGCGCGGTCGTGGGCGGCACGGCATGGGACTTCAGCAACACCCGCCGCGTCGACCGGGGCGGGCTCGACCTGCTCGTCATCGACGAGGCCGGGCAGTTCTCGCTCGCCTCGACGATCGCCGTCGCCGCCGGTGCCCAGCGACTGCTGCTGCTGGGTGATCCGCAGCAGCTGCCGCAGGTGAGCCAGGGCACGCATCCCGAGGCCGTGGACACGTCGGCTCTCGGCTGGGTCATGGACGGCGACTCGGTGATCGACCCGGCCCACGGCTACTTCCTCGCGAAGTCGTGGCGCATGCATCCGGAGGTCGCCCGGCCCGTGTCGTGGCTCTCGTACGCGGGGCGGCTGGCATCGGCATCGGGCGCCGAGCGGCGCACCGTCGAGGGCGTCGATCCGGGACTGCACGTCGTGCCCGTACGGCATCGCGGCAACGCGACCCAATCGCCCGAGGAGGCGGCGGAGGTCGTGCGCATCGTGCGCGATCTCATCGGCCGGCGGTACGTCGACGGGATGACGGATGCCGCGCCGCGCCCACTGGCGCAGGACGACATCATCGTCGTCGCGCCCTACAACGCGCAGAAGCAGCTCATCCACGACGAGCTCGCCGCCGCCGGCTTCGGGGGAGTGGCGGTCGGCACGGTCGACAACTTCCAGGGCAAGGAGGCGGTCGTCTCGATCACCTCGCTCGCGGCATCCAGCGGCCGTGACGCTCCGCGCGGCCCGGAGTTCCTGCTGCTGCAGAACCGCCTGAACGTCGCGATCTCCCGTGCGATGAGCGTCGCCTACCTCGTGCACTCACCCGCACTGCTCGATGACCTGCCGTGGACGCCCGAGGGCGTGGCGCGGCTGAGCGCCTTCGCCCACCTGGTCGGCGCGGACAGTGACTGA
- a CDS encoding nucleoside phosphorylase: protein MKLLVAALASELQAFPAELPGFDRLVTGPGKLMAAYGLTRALDAAKYEEIVVVGTAGAVDDSVESGIYDVSAAIQHDVQDLDGVIGRHVSLPSRVETGRDGVTIATGDIFVDDADAVARIRDLGGVLVDMETFSFIWVAQKFDVPIRVMRVVSDRAQDGATQVWDEVVAECSAKLWEHMRSEYAV from the coding sequence GTGAAACTTCTCGTCGCCGCCCTCGCATCCGAACTGCAGGCCTTCCCCGCCGAGCTGCCCGGCTTCGATCGCCTGGTCACCGGGCCCGGAAAGCTCATGGCGGCGTACGGCCTGACCCGGGCGCTGGATGCCGCGAAGTACGAGGAGATCGTCGTCGTCGGCACGGCCGGCGCCGTGGACGACTCGGTGGAGTCGGGCATCTACGACGTCAGCGCCGCGATCCAGCACGACGTGCAGGACCTCGACGGCGTCATCGGCCGGCACGTCTCGCTGCCCTCGCGCGTGGAGACGGGCCGCGACGGGGTGACGATCGCGACGGGCGACATCTTCGTCGACGACGCGGATGCCGTGGCGCGGATCCGCGATCTCGGCGGCGTGCTGGTCGACATGGAGACGTTCTCGTTCATCTGGGTGGCGCAGAAGTTCGACGTGCCGATCCGGGTGATGCGGGTGGTGTCCGATCGCGCGCAGGACGGCGCGACCCAGGTGTGGGACGAGGTCGTCGCGGAGTGCAGCGCGAAGCTGTGGGAGCACATGCGGAGCGAGTACGCCGTCTGA
- a CDS encoding AAA family ATPase translates to MQLHRLEVEGFGPFRSRQVVDFDAFGDDGIFLIAGRTGAGKSSILDAVCFGLYGGVPRYDGGEKRLRSDHCEPDDVTEVVVEFSTVAGRYRVTRSPAYERPAKRGGGMTTQQPSALLEELIDGEWAGRAARVVDVANELDEILQLSQEQFLQVILLAQNRFADFLLADSKERQALLRRLFGTVRFSDYLSRFDERRRAAEQALSGRRATVDARLDEAERIVADAELWGEDAESAPDTAEERIDRLRRAISRADYQVERHSTERAAAEKQHAAADAALAELREQRQGQIDRDRARAALAALDAQAEEMADAASRRDRGRAAEALRSLITAANRASSAAEQAARAETDALAAAEAAGVPGSESLRPDSESTHASELLRTWASDRTRESGAWQRAAELEASASARATELSAAKAAADTATEVLAAIESERETLPDRITALTAERDAARTEGALVDATTQTVAAAEQRAAGVLDAERLTGERDAAARAEAEASETHARAQAELSALRKRRLDGYAGELADALVAGEPCAVCGSIEHPSPAEHADPVSADDVALAESTRDAAANAEREASRALAAVTAAHAAAMERSGGRDAEQASDELARARDAQAAALAAAERAERLTGELETLRQSAAALDARRTTASESLHAARTALSLIEQRIADTDQLIAASRGDYATVAERVAEAREQITAATAAADAVDLHDDAVQRAAAARTELDEAITASEFDAISDAEQALLTAAEIAALDARVTAHAVEVKKERALLLDLELRVLPDEPIDLAPAEQAAQQAREAWQQAVDADSRARGVQQSLVATVDSAASEHAASAVDAEEFEVLRALADTLAGRAGNTRRMNLETFVLAAELEEIVAAANLRLRDMSDGRYELRHSDALAARGAASGLGIVVFDAFTGQTRPARSLSGGETFLSSLALALGLAEVVTARAGGIRLDTLFIDEGFGSLDGDTLETAMRTLDELRQGGRTVGVISHVEAMQEQIPAQLTVRALPDGPSIIDAPRAPRG, encoded by the coding sequence ATGCAGCTGCACCGCCTCGAGGTCGAGGGCTTCGGGCCGTTCCGCAGTCGCCAGGTCGTCGACTTCGACGCGTTCGGCGACGACGGCATCTTCCTCATCGCCGGACGCACCGGGGCCGGCAAGTCCAGCATCCTCGATGCCGTGTGCTTCGGGCTCTACGGCGGTGTGCCGCGCTACGACGGCGGTGAGAAGCGTCTGCGCAGCGACCACTGCGAACCCGACGACGTGACCGAGGTGGTCGTCGAGTTCAGCACGGTCGCCGGCCGCTACCGGGTGACGAGGTCTCCGGCCTACGAGCGCCCGGCCAAGCGCGGCGGCGGGATGACCACCCAGCAGCCCTCCGCCCTGCTGGAAGAGCTCATCGACGGGGAATGGGCAGGCCGGGCGGCGCGTGTGGTCGACGTCGCCAACGAGCTCGACGAGATCCTGCAGCTCAGCCAGGAGCAGTTCCTGCAGGTCATCCTGCTCGCCCAGAACCGGTTCGCCGACTTCCTGCTCGCCGACAGCAAGGAGCGTCAGGCGCTGCTGCGCCGGCTGTTCGGCACGGTCCGGTTCTCCGACTACCTGTCCCGCTTCGACGAACGCCGCCGCGCGGCCGAGCAGGCCCTCAGCGGACGCCGCGCGACGGTCGATGCGCGGCTCGACGAAGCCGAGCGGATCGTCGCGGACGCCGAGCTGTGGGGCGAGGATGCCGAGTCCGCGCCCGACACCGCCGAAGAGCGCATCGATCGGCTGCGCCGCGCGATCAGCCGTGCCGACTACCAGGTCGAGCGGCACAGCACCGAACGTGCGGCCGCCGAGAAACAGCATGCGGCGGCGGATGCTGCGCTCGCCGAGCTGCGCGAGCAGCGCCAGGGACAGATCGACCGCGACCGCGCCCGAGCCGCCCTGGCCGCGCTGGACGCGCAGGCCGAGGAGATGGCGGATGCCGCGTCGCGGCGCGACCGCGGTCGCGCCGCGGAGGCCCTGCGCAGCCTGATCACGGCGGCGAACCGTGCATCGAGCGCAGCGGAGCAGGCGGCGCGGGCCGAGACGGATGCTCTCGCCGCCGCTGAGGCGGCGGGGGTTCCCGGCTCCGAGTCGCTGAGACCTGATTCCGAGTCGACTCATGCCAGCGAGCTCCTGCGCACCTGGGCATCCGATCGCACCCGCGAGAGCGGCGCCTGGCAGCGCGCGGCCGAGCTGGAAGCATCCGCCTCCGCACGTGCCACCGAACTGTCCGCCGCCAAGGCCGCGGCGGACACGGCCACCGAGGTCCTCGCCGCGATCGAATCCGAGCGCGAGACGCTCCCCGACCGGATCACCGCTCTCACCGCCGAGCGCGACGCCGCTCGCACCGAGGGCGCCCTCGTCGACGCCACGACGCAGACCGTCGCCGCCGCAGAGCAGCGTGCCGCCGGCGTGCTCGACGCCGAACGCCTCACCGGAGAGCGCGACGCCGCCGCACGGGCGGAGGCCGAGGCGAGCGAGACGCACGCGCGTGCGCAGGCCGAGCTGTCGGCACTGCGCAAGCGCCGGCTCGACGGCTATGCGGGTGAGCTCGCCGACGCACTGGTCGCGGGCGAGCCCTGCGCGGTGTGCGGGTCGATCGAGCATCCGTCACCCGCCGAGCACGCGGACCCCGTCTCGGCCGACGACGTGGCACTGGCCGAGAGCACGCGCGACGCGGCCGCGAACGCCGAGCGCGAAGCCTCTCGCGCCCTCGCAGCAGTCACCGCGGCGCACGCGGCGGCAATGGAGCGCTCGGGCGGACGCGATGCGGAACAGGCCTCGGACGAGCTCGCACGGGCGCGCGACGCGCAGGCCGCCGCCCTGGCCGCCGCGGAACGCGCGGAGCGGCTCACCGGCGAACTCGAGACTCTGCGACAGAGCGCGGCGGCCCTCGACGCGCGGCGCACCACGGCATCCGAGTCGCTCCACGCGGCGCGCACCGCTCTGTCGCTCATCGAGCAGCGCATCGCTGACACCGACCAGCTGATCGCCGCCTCACGGGGCGACTACGCGACCGTCGCCGAGCGCGTCGCAGAAGCACGCGAGCAGATCACCGCCGCGACTGCGGCGGCCGACGCCGTCGACCTGCACGATGACGCCGTGCAGCGAGCGGCCGCCGCTCGTACCGAGCTCGATGAGGCGATCACGGCATCCGAGTTCGACGCGATCAGCGACGCCGAGCAGGCGCTGCTGACCGCCGCCGAGATCGCCGCCCTCGACGCCCGCGTGACCGCCCACGCGGTCGAGGTGAAGAAGGAGCGCGCGCTGCTGCTCGACCTCGAGCTGCGCGTGCTGCCCGATGAGCCGATCGATCTCGCCCCTGCCGAGCAGGCGGCGCAGCAGGCCCGAGAGGCCTGGCAGCAGGCGGTCGACGCCGACAGCCGGGCCCGCGGAGTGCAGCAGAGCCTCGTCGCGACCGTCGACTCCGCGGCTTCCGAGCATGCGGCCTCCGCGGTGGATGCCGAGGAGTTCGAGGTGCTGCGCGCGCTTGCCGACACGCTTGCGGGCCGCGCCGGCAACACCCGCCGGATGAACCTCGAGACCTTCGTGCTCGCCGCCGAGCTCGAAGAGATCGTCGCCGCCGCGAACCTGCGCCTGCGCGACATGTCCGATGGGCGCTACGAGCTGCGTCACTCCGATGCGCTCGCCGCGCGCGGTGCGGCATCCGGCCTCGGCATCGTCGTGTTCGACGCCTTCACCGGTCAGACCAGGCCCGCCCGCTCGCTGTCGGGAGGCGAGACGTTCCTGTCATCGCTGGCCCTCGCGCTCGGCCTCGCCGAGGTCGTCACAGCCCGCGCCGGCGGCATCCGCCTCGACACCCTGTTCATCGACGAGGGGTTCGGATCCCTTGACGGCGACACGCTCGAGACCGCGATGCGCACCCTCGATGAGCTGCGCCAGGGCGGGCGCACCGTGGGCGTGATCAGCCACGTCGAGGCGATGCAGGAGCAGATCCCCGCTCAGCTCACCGTGCGCGCCCTGCCCGACGGCCCGAGCATCATCGACGCGCCACGGGCACCGCGCGGCTGA
- a CDS encoding nucleoside deaminase, translating into MCRALVLAAEAGVAGDVPVGAVVLDPDGRVIGEGRNLREVTHDPTGHAEIVALRAAAEAHGGWNLEDHTLVVTLEPCVMCAGAILQARIGRVVFGAWDDKAGAAGSMYDLLRDRRLPYRAEVVGGIRTEEATALLRDFFESRR; encoded by the coding sequence ATGTGCCGTGCCCTCGTGCTCGCAGCCGAAGCGGGGGTCGCCGGGGATGTGCCGGTCGGTGCAGTCGTGCTCGACCCGGATGGACGGGTGATCGGCGAGGGGCGAAACCTGCGCGAGGTCACTCACGATCCGACCGGTCACGCCGAGATCGTCGCGCTGCGCGCCGCCGCCGAAGCGCACGGCGGCTGGAACCTCGAAGACCACACCCTCGTCGTCACGCTCGAGCCGTGCGTGATGTGCGCCGGCGCGATCCTGCAGGCTCGCATCGGCCGAGTGGTCTTCGGGGCCTGGGATGACAAGGCCGGTGCGGCGGGATCCATGTACGACCTGCTGCGCGACCGGCGGCTGCCGTACCGCGCCGAGGTGGTCGGCGGCATCCGCACCGAAGAGGCGACCGCCCTGCTGCGCGACTTCTTCGAGTCCCGGCGCTGA
- the nadE gene encoding ammonia-dependent NAD(+) synthetase produces MSMQQRIIDDLGVRPEIDPAGEIEKRIGFLIDYLRASGAAGFVLGISGGQDSTLAGRLAQLAVERVRAEGGDATFLAVRLPYRVQADAADAEDAIDFVAADRSVTINIEHGVDGLERDLEEGLGGSISDFNRGNIKARLRMVTQYALGGHDRLLVIGTDHAAEAVTGFYTKFGDGAADLLPLSGLNKRQGRAVLKQLGAPKHLYTKVPTADLLDGIPGRPDEDELGLTYEQIDDYLEGKEIAPAAALLIEAKYTASRHKRHLPVTPGDTWWR; encoded by the coding sequence ATGAGCATGCAGCAGCGGATCATCGACGACCTGGGCGTTCGGCCCGAGATCGACCCGGCAGGAGAGATCGAGAAGCGGATCGGATTCCTCATCGACTATCTGCGCGCCAGCGGCGCCGCCGGTTTCGTGCTCGGCATCTCGGGCGGGCAGGATTCCACCCTCGCTGGCCGGCTCGCACAGCTCGCTGTCGAGCGCGTCAGGGCGGAGGGCGGCGATGCGACGTTCCTCGCCGTTCGCCTGCCGTACCGGGTGCAGGCGGATGCCGCGGATGCCGAGGACGCGATCGACTTCGTCGCCGCCGACCGATCGGTCACGATCAACATCGAGCACGGCGTGGATGGCCTCGAGCGCGACCTCGAGGAGGGGCTCGGCGGCAGCATCAGCGACTTCAACCGCGGCAACATCAAGGCGCGACTGCGGATGGTGACCCAATACGCGCTGGGCGGTCACGACCGGCTGCTGGTCATCGGCACCGATCACGCGGCCGAGGCCGTCACCGGCTTCTACACGAAGTTCGGCGATGGGGCTGCCGACCTGCTGCCGTTGTCCGGGCTCAACAAGCGCCAGGGGCGCGCGGTGCTCAAGCAGCTCGGCGCGCCGAAGCACCTGTACACGAAGGTGCCGACGGCCGATCTGCTCGACGGCATCCCGGGCCGCCCCGATGAGGACGAGCTCGGGCTCACCTACGAGCAGATCGACGACTATCTCGAGGGGAAGGAGATCGCCCCGGCGGCGGCGCTGCTGATCGAGGCGAAGTACACCGCATCCCGCCACAAGCGCCACCTGCCGGTGACCCCGGGCGACACCTGGTGGCGCTGA
- the upp gene encoding uracil phosphoribosyltransferase has translation MRVHVADHPLITHKLTVLRDEKTPSPVFRQLTEELVTLLAYEATRNVKVTPIEIQTPVTKTTGVKIAEPRPIVVPILRAGLGMLEGLVKLIPTAEVGFLGMVRDETTFEPTTYAERLPDDLSDRQCFAIDPMLATGGSLGAAIQFLFDRGAKDVTAICLLGTPEGVEAIEKLVGDRDVTLVLGALDERLNEKGYIVPGLGDAGDRLYGTV, from the coding sequence ATGCGCGTTCATGTGGCCGATCACCCGCTCATCACTCACAAGCTCACGGTGCTGCGGGATGAGAAGACACCGTCGCCGGTCTTCCGTCAGCTCACGGAGGAGCTCGTGACCCTGCTCGCCTACGAGGCGACGCGGAACGTGAAGGTCACCCCGATCGAGATCCAGACGCCCGTCACGAAGACGACCGGCGTGAAGATCGCCGAGCCGCGGCCGATCGTCGTCCCCATCCTGCGCGCCGGGCTCGGGATGCTCGAGGGCCTGGTCAAGCTCATCCCCACGGCCGAGGTCGGCTTCCTGGGCATGGTGCGCGACGAGACCACGTTCGAGCCCACCACCTACGCCGAGCGTCTGCCCGACGATCTCAGCGACCGGCAGTGCTTCGCCATCGACCCGATGCTCGCGACCGGCGGCTCGCTGGGCGCGGCGATCCAGTTCCTCTTCGACCGCGGTGCGAAGGACGTCACCGCGATCTGCCTGCTCGGCACCCCCGAGGGTGTGGAGGCGATCGAGAAGCTCGTCGGCGACCGCGACGTGACCCTCGTGCTCGGCGCACTCGACGAGCGCCTCAACGAGAAGGGCTACATCGTGCCCGGACTCGGCGACGCAGGCGACCGCCTCTACGGCACCGTCTGA